A single genomic interval of Bartonella sp. HY328 harbors:
- a CDS encoding mannitol dehydrogenase family protein has protein sequence MTALSLDNLDEISKNVAKPNYKRSALKAGIVHFGIGNFHRAHQAVYLDELFNQGLDHDWAIIGAGVTPYDEAMRAKLCEQDYLTTIIEQDSHKSAAHITGAMIDFLDPQNHDNIIEALTNPDIRIVSMTITEGGYFINEATDSFDTNHPAIIADGRNPDHPKTVFGILIAGLKRRRAKGIAPFTIVSCDNIPGNGHVAQNTVIGLAQLFDQELALWIKQDVAFPNSMVDRITPATSAREIEYCRDTYGINDKSPVFCEEFRQWVIEDNFTLGRPQLEAVGVTFVDDVAPYELMKIRILNGGHAAIAYAGELLDIHYVHEAMEEPLIAGYLRKLEQSEIIPCVPPVPNINLQDYLALIERRFSNPKIGDTISRLAQDGSNRQPKFILPSIADRLKDDQDVKGLALASALWCRYFEGTTDSGRKIIFNDDKADQLHQAAVKAKNDPSVFLAMDDIYGRLAESALFQRRFSEALNSLYENGTRATLNNYINS, from the coding sequence ATGACCGCATTATCCCTAGATAACCTTGACGAAATTTCTAAAAATGTTGCAAAACCAAATTATAAGCGCAGCGCGCTTAAGGCTGGAATTGTGCATTTTGGCATTGGTAATTTCCACCGCGCTCATCAGGCGGTTTATCTTGATGAGCTTTTCAACCAAGGACTTGACCACGATTGGGCGATTATTGGTGCTGGCGTTACGCCCTATGATGAGGCTATGCGAGCCAAATTGTGTGAACAAGATTATCTAACCACTATTATAGAGCAAGATAGTCACAAATCCGCTGCCCATATTACCGGTGCAATGATTGATTTTCTCGATCCGCAAAATCATGACAACATCATTGAAGCCTTGACCAATCCAGATATTCGCATTGTTTCGATGACGATTACTGAAGGGGGCTATTTTATCAACGAAGCCACCGATAGTTTTGACACAAATCACCCAGCTATTATTGCCGATGGGCGAAACCCCGACCATCCCAAAACAGTCTTTGGTATTTTGATCGCCGGCTTAAAACGCCGTCGAGCTAAGGGCATTGCACCTTTTACTATTGTCTCTTGTGACAATATTCCTGGAAATGGCCATGTTGCACAAAATACTGTCATTGGCCTTGCGCAGCTTTTTGATCAAGAACTTGCCCTTTGGATAAAGCAAGATGTTGCTTTCCCAAATTCGATGGTTGACCGTATCACGCCAGCAACCAGTGCGCGAGAGATTGAATATTGCCGCGACACTTATGGCATTAATGATAAAAGTCCGGTATTTTGTGAGGAGTTTCGCCAATGGGTTATTGAAGATAATTTTACCCTTGGCCGCCCACAGCTTGAAGCGGTTGGCGTTACATTTGTTGATGATGTTGCCCCTTACGAATTAATGAAAATCCGTATTCTTAATGGTGGCCATGCCGCCATTGCCTATGCTGGCGAATTATTGGACATTCATTATGTGCATGAAGCGATGGAAGAACCGCTTATTGCTGGCTATTTGCGCAAGCTTGAACAAAGTGAAATTATCCCTTGTGTGCCCCCTGTGCCAAATATAAATTTGCAAGATTATTTGGCCTTGATTGAGCGGCGGTTTTCAAATCCTAAAATTGGCGACACCATTAGCCGCCTAGCTCAAGACGGATCTAATCGGCAACCAAAATTTATTTTGCCCTCTATTGCGGATCGCCTCAAAGACGATCAAGATGTGAAAGGTTTAGCCCTCGCTTCTGCGCTATGGTGCCGCTATTTTGAAGGCACAACCGATAGCGGACGAAAAATCATCTTTAATGATGATAAGGCCGACCAACTTCACCAAGCTGCTGTTAAAGCGAAGAATGATCCGTCAGTATTTTTGGCGATGGATGATATTTATGGCCGTCTTGCCGAGTCTGCCTTGTTTCAACGTCGCTTTAGCGAGGCACTAAATTCTCTTTACGAAAACGGAACAAGAGCTACCCTTAACAACTATATAAATAGCTAA
- a CDS encoding ABC transporter ATP-binding protein has translation MGTIILKQVHKTFGNVNVIPGIDLTIENGEFVVFVGPSGCGKSTLLRLIAGLEDTTSGKIEIDGKDMTDTPPGKRGLAMVFQSYALYPHMSVRKNIAFPLKMAKLSAEIIEKKVNDAARILNLTDYLDRRPGQLSGGQRQRVAIGRAIVREPAAFLFDEPLSNLDASLRGSMRLELSELHQQLGTTMIYVTHDQVEAMTMADKIVVFNAGSIEQVGTPLELYHKPDNLFVAGFLGSPTINFITGDVAAKKNAHTIGLRPENIAISKSDGLWQGHVGVAEHLGADTYVHVDTNEAGTLTVRASGDFDVKYNDTVYLTPDFNKCHYFDDKGKAIR, from the coding sequence ATGGGAACCATAATCCTTAAACAAGTCCATAAAACCTTTGGCAATGTTAATGTCATACCCGGCATTGATCTTACAATTGAAAATGGCGAATTTGTTGTTTTTGTTGGCCCTTCTGGTTGTGGTAAATCTACATTATTGCGCCTTATTGCAGGTCTTGAGGATACAACATCGGGAAAAATTGAAATTGATGGCAAGGACATGACCGATACGCCCCCCGGTAAAAGGGGGCTTGCCATGGTATTTCAATCCTATGCACTTTATCCGCATATGAGTGTGCGAAAAAATATTGCTTTTCCGCTTAAAATGGCAAAATTATCTGCCGAAATTATTGAGAAAAAAGTAAATGACGCGGCTCGCATTCTCAACCTTACTGATTATCTTGATAGGCGGCCGGGGCAGCTTTCTGGCGGCCAAAGGCAGCGTGTTGCTATTGGCCGGGCCATTGTGCGCGAACCGGCGGCATTTTTGTTTGATGAACCCTTGTCCAATCTTGATGCGTCTTTGCGCGGCTCTATGCGCCTTGAATTAAGTGAATTGCACCAGCAATTAGGCACAACGATGATCTATGTGACCCATGATCAGGTAGAGGCAATGACCATGGCCGATAAAATTGTGGTTTTTAATGCTGGATCCATTGAACAAGTGGGAACACCGCTAGAGCTTTATCACAAACCAGATAATTTATTTGTTGCTGGCTTTCTTGGCTCACCTACAATCAATTTTATTACAGGTGATGTTGCGGCGAAAAAAAATGCCCATACCATCGGACTTCGGCCTGAAAATATTGCCATTTCAAAATCCGATGGCCTTTGGCAAGGCCATGTTGGTGTTGCAGAACATCTTGGCGCTGATACCTATGTTCATGTTGATACAAACGAGGCAGGAACATTAACCGTTCGTGCCTCGGGTGATTTTGACGTTAAATATAATGACACGGTTTATCTAACCCCAGATTTTAACAAGTGCCATTATTTTGACGATAAGGGTAAAGCCATTCGCTAA
- a CDS encoding carbohydrate ABC transporter permease: MKKSASIRRKIIVSIIAWFVALLLFFPILYTLLTSFKTEIEAISGFNLIPSWTIESYREVQSQKGYFTPFMNSVILSVGSALLALLFAIPAAWSMAFSPTKRTKDILLWMLSTKMMPAVAVLVPIYLIFRNLGILDTKIGMTILLMLINLPIVVWMLYTYFREIPGEILEAARMDGASLWDEIVHVLTPMALPGIASTLLLTIILAWNESFWTIRLTTTDAAPLTAFIASFSSPQGLFWAKLSAASSLAIAPILILGWFCQRQLVRGLTFGAVK, encoded by the coding sequence ATGAAAAAGTCAGCATCTATAAGACGCAAGATTATTGTATCCATCATTGCATGGTTTGTTGCTTTGCTTCTATTTTTCCCCATTCTTTATACCCTGTTAACCAGCTTTAAAACTGAAATTGAAGCAATTAGCGGCTTTAACCTTATCCCCTCTTGGACGATTGAAAGCTATAGGGAAGTCCAAAGCCAAAAAGGCTATTTTACGCCGTTTATGAACTCGGTTATTCTTTCAGTTGGTTCGGCGCTATTGGCACTGCTTTTTGCTATTCCTGCTGCTTGGTCTATGGCTTTTTCGCCAACTAAGCGCACCAAAGACATTTTGCTTTGGATGTTATCAACGAAGATGATGCCAGCCGTTGCTGTTCTTGTGCCAATTTATCTGATTTTCCGCAATTTAGGTATTCTTGATACAAAAATAGGCATGACAATCTTATTAATGCTCATCAACCTGCCGATTGTTGTTTGGATGCTCTATACATATTTTCGCGAAATTCCTGGTGAAATTTTAGAAGCAGCACGAATGGATGGCGCGTCTTTGTGGGACGAGATTGTCCATGTGCTAACGCCAATGGCACTGCCCGGTATTGCGTCAACCTTGCTTTTAACCATCATTCTAGCTTGGAATGAATCTTTTTGGACCATTCGCCTTACCACAACCGATGCAGCGCCGCTTACCGCTTTTATTGCATCATTTTCCAGCCCGCAGGGTCTATTTTGGGCAAAATTGAGCGCGGCATCAAGCCTTGCCATTGCTCCTATTCTTATTCTTGGCTGGTTTTGCCAACGCCAGCTTGTACGTGGTCTGACTTTTGGTGCGGTCAAATAA
- a CDS encoding carbohydrate ABC transporter permease, which produces MATRNTSILARIMMTPSIVLLLIWMIVPLAMTLWFSFENYNLLNPDNVSFAGLLNYEFFYTDPAFFQSIINTLLIVVGVLAITIIGGTAIALLLDQPIWGQGIVRILIISPFFVMPPVAALIWKNMIMHPEYGVLADISRTMGFSPVDWFSQYPLLSIIIIVAWQWLPFAILILFTALQSLDSEQKEAAELDGANFYNRFIHLIIPHLARSITVVILIQTIFLLGVYAEILVTTNGGPGYASTNLPFLIYRTALLGYDVGGASAGGVIAVILANIVAFFLMRAVGKNLDK; this is translated from the coding sequence ATGGCAACACGCAATACCAGCATTCTTGCGCGCATCATGATGACCCCTTCAATCGTCCTGCTTTTAATATGGATGATTGTTCCCCTTGCAATGACCTTATGGTTTTCATTTGAAAATTATAATTTGCTCAATCCTGACAATGTTAGTTTTGCAGGTCTTTTAAATTATGAATTTTTCTATACCGACCCTGCTTTTTTTCAATCCATTATTAATACATTGCTAATTGTTGTTGGTGTTCTTGCTATTACCATTATAGGTGGCACGGCGATTGCCTTGCTATTAGATCAGCCGATATGGGGGCAAGGCATTGTTCGCATTCTTATCATATCGCCATTTTTTGTCATGCCACCGGTTGCGGCCCTTATATGGAAAAATATGATTATGCATCCTGAATATGGTGTGTTAGCCGATATTAGCCGCACCATGGGATTTAGTCCGGTTGATTGGTTTTCGCAATATCCGCTATTGTCGATTATAATTATCGTTGCTTGGCAATGGCTGCCTTTTGCTATTCTTATTTTATTTACCGCCTTACAATCTTTAGATAGCGAACAAAAGGAAGCCGCAGAGCTTGATGGCGCCAATTTTTACAACCGCTTTATTCATCTCATCATTCCTCATCTTGCGCGTTCGATTACGGTTGTCATATTAATCCAGACCATTTTTTTACTTGGCGTATATGCTGAAATTTTGGTGACGACCAATGGTGGCCCCGGCTATGCATCTACCAATTTGCCGTTCTTAATTTATCGGACAGCCTTGTTAGGATATGACGTTGGCGGCGCATCGGCTGGCGGTGTGATTGCGGTCATTTTAGCCAATATTGTTGCGTTTTTCCTCATGCGTGCCGTCGGCAAAAATCTCGATAAATAG
- a CDS encoding carbohydrate kinase family protein, which translates to MILCCGESLIDMLPVATHNGESAFLPVVGGSVFNSAVSLGRLGIQTGFFSGLSHDFFGKMLCDTLDEAKVDYSFATLSDRPTTLAFVKMVGQHAQYAFFDENTAGRMLHESDMPVLDEHIKALLFGCISLISEPCGSVYEALMTKASRENVIYLDPNIRVDFIKDRQKHLDRLSRMIRHSDIVKLSNDDLKWFADDVDEKVLAQEWLNNGAKLVVITKGADGMVAYSQQFCVEIESEKVEIVDTVGAGDTVNAGILASLEDHGLLNKQAITKLNEAQIYEALHLAKQVAAITVARAGANPPWRHEL; encoded by the coding sequence ATGATATTATGCTGTGGTGAATCTTTGATCGACATGTTGCCTGTTGCAACGCATAATGGTGAAAGTGCCTTTTTGCCAGTTGTTGGCGGCTCGGTGTTTAATAGTGCAGTTTCCTTAGGGCGATTGGGTATTCAAACCGGCTTTTTTTCTGGCCTAAGCCATGATTTTTTTGGAAAAATGCTATGCGATACGCTTGACGAAGCCAAGGTTGATTATTCTTTTGCCACCTTATCTGATCGGCCAACAACGCTAGCTTTTGTAAAAATGGTTGGACAGCATGCACAATATGCATTTTTTGACGAGAATACCGCAGGCAGAATGTTGCATGAAAGTGATATGCCGGTGCTTGATGAACACATTAAGGCATTATTATTTGGCTGTATAAGCCTTATTTCCGAGCCTTGTGGCAGTGTTTATGAAGCCTTAATGACCAAAGCCTCTCGTGAAAATGTTATTTATCTTGATCCTAATATTCGCGTAGATTTTATAAAAGATCGTCAAAAGCATCTTGATCGCCTGTCAAGAATGATCCGGCATAGTGACATAGTCAAGCTATCGAATGATGATTTAAAATGGTTTGCTGATGATGTTGACGAAAAGGTGCTTGCACAAGAATGGTTGAATAATGGCGCAAAATTAGTCGTTATTACCAAAGGGGCGGATGGCATGGTGGCTTATTCGCAACAATTTTGCGTTGAAATAGAAAGCGAAAAGGTCGAGATTGTTGACACAGTTGGCGCAGGTGATACCGTCAATGCTGGAATACTTGCTAGTCTTGAAGATCATGGCCTTTTAAACAAGCAAGCTATTACAAAATTGAATGAAGCGCAAATATATGAAGCGTTACACCTTGCCAAGCAAGTTGCCGCTATCACTGTTGCAAGAGCCGGTGCAAACCCACCTTGGCGTCATGAATTATAA
- a CDS encoding ABC transporter substrate-binding protein, which translates to MGKLFLLLSSTVAIFGAMTIAGSAETINVATVNNGDMIIMQKLSTEWEKETGDKINWIILEENVLRERVTTDVATQGGQFDVITISNYETPMWGKSGWLTPLNDLGDDYDYNDLIKPVRDGLAVGDNLYGVPFYAESSFTFYRKDLFENAGITMPDNPTYDQIKDFAAKLTDKSKQQYGICLRGKSGWGENMAYLNPMINAYGGRWFDMEWKAQLNTEPWKNAITDYVKLLNDYGPAGSNANGFNETQTMFATGHCAIWIDATSAAGRVYDPKQSTVADKVAVTRAPTQATANGSSWIYTWSLAIPKSTKKADTAKSFVKWATSKNYITRVGKTQGWVAVPPGTRKSTYANANYQKAAPFYDTVLKAIESADPNHPTKDPVPYTGIQFVAIPEFQSIGTFVGQQISAALAGQTSVEDALSQAQNQVARDMRRAGYPK; encoded by the coding sequence ATGGGAAAATTGTTTCTTTTATTGTCGTCAACCGTGGCTATTTTTGGTGCCATGACTATTGCTGGCAGTGCTGAAACGATCAATGTCGCAACGGTTAATAATGGCGATATGATTATTATGCAGAAGCTGTCCACTGAATGGGAAAAAGAGACAGGCGATAAGATCAATTGGATCATTTTGGAGGAAAATGTTTTGCGTGAACGGGTGACCACCGATGTTGCAACGCAAGGCGGCCAATTCGATGTTATTACCATCAGTAATTATGAAACACCAATGTGGGGCAAAAGCGGTTGGCTAACCCCGCTTAATGACCTTGGCGATGATTATGATTATAATGATCTTATTAAACCGGTAAGAGATGGCCTTGCTGTTGGCGATAATCTCTATGGTGTCCCGTTTTATGCTGAGAGTTCCTTTACCTTTTACCGTAAAGACCTTTTTGAAAATGCTGGCATTACCATGCCTGACAACCCGACCTATGATCAAATAAAGGATTTTGCGGCAAAGTTAACCGATAAGTCAAAGCAGCAATATGGCATTTGCCTGCGCGGAAAGTCGGGCTGGGGTGAAAACATGGCTTATCTTAACCCGATGATTAATGCCTATGGTGGCCGTTGGTTTGATATGGAATGGAAAGCGCAACTCAATACAGAGCCTTGGAAAAACGCCATTACCGATTATGTAAAATTATTAAATGATTATGGACCCGCAGGGTCTAATGCCAATGGATTTAACGAAACTCAAACCATGTTTGCGACGGGCCATTGTGCTATTTGGATTGATGCAACATCTGCGGCAGGACGGGTTTATGACCCAAAACAAAGCACTGTTGCTGACAAAGTTGCTGTAACCAGAGCGCCAACACAGGCAACCGCTAACGGTTCAAGCTGGATCTATACTTGGAGCCTTGCTATTCCAAAATCGACCAAAAAGGCCGATACCGCAAAATCTTTTGTCAAATGGGCAACATCTAAAAACTACATTACGCGAGTTGGTAAGACGCAGGGTTGGGTAGCGGTTCCACCAGGCACACGTAAATCAACCTATGCTAATGCCAACTATCAAAAAGCTGCACCTTTTTATGATACAGTGTTAAAAGCAATTGAATCGGCAGATCCTAATCATCCAACCAAAGATCCAGTTCCCTATACCGGTATTCAGTTTGTCGCTATACCCGAATTTCAATCGATAGGAACATTTGTTGGCCAACAAATTAGTGCGGCTCTTGCTGGGCAAACATCGGTAGAAGATGCCTTGTCGCAAGCGCAAAATCAGGTAGCACGCGATATGCGCCGTGCTGGCTATCCAAAATAA
- a CDS encoding MFS transporter — protein MQQPQTAIHDNSNTAKGYKELKGQTSAQDGLPAPQIYWAWATLMIGLTLAVLDGTIANVALPTIARDFNAGAAASIWIVNGYQLAIVITILPFAALGEIYGYRRIYLSGVALFTLASLACVFANSLEMLTFSRVIQGFGAAGLMSVNTALLRFCVPQAKFGTAIGLNAFFVALSSTIGPSLAGVILHFLSWPWLFFINVPLGLLTLILGVKSLPLNDLSARKFDILSAVLTAIVLGLIVITIDNAGANTPIFAIILQIIIAGFACVWLIKRSMHKQDPLLPLDLLRIPVFSLSLCTSIMSFIAQMMALLSLPFLFQVVFGYQPIAVGFLMMPWPIALAIIAPFSGKLSDRYSPALLGLIGLIIFAIGLILVGFLPSEPSIVDICWRMAICGIGFGFFQAPNNRMIITSAPKKRSGAASGMLGTARLLGQSLGAAFVALFLSTMGVQNIPHIMFIAASFAIIAALISISRAKT, from the coding sequence ATGCAACAGCCGCAAACCGCCATTCATGACAACTCCAACACGGCCAAAGGGTACAAAGAGTTAAAGGGTCAAACATCTGCGCAAGATGGACTGCCCGCACCGCAAATTTATTGGGCATGGGCAACTTTGATGATTGGCCTTACCCTTGCCGTGCTTGATGGCACAATTGCCAATGTTGCTCTCCCCACCATTGCGCGCGATTTTAATGCTGGTGCTGCAGCTTCCATTTGGATTGTAAATGGTTACCAACTTGCCATTGTTATTACTATTTTGCCCTTTGCTGCTTTAGGCGAGATTTATGGCTATCGTCGTATTTATCTTAGCGGTGTTGCGCTATTTACACTTGCTTCGCTGGCATGCGTTTTTGCCAATTCGCTTGAAATGCTCACCTTTTCGCGCGTTATTCAAGGTTTTGGTGCGGCAGGCCTCATGAGTGTTAATACCGCTTTATTACGCTTTTGTGTGCCACAGGCAAAGTTTGGTACTGCCATTGGTTTAAATGCCTTTTTTGTGGCTCTTTCCTCGACTATTGGTCCAAGTCTTGCAGGCGTAATTTTGCATTTTTTAAGCTGGCCATGGTTGTTTTTTATCAATGTTCCCCTTGGATTATTAACCCTTATTTTAGGGGTAAAAAGCCTGCCGCTTAATGATTTATCTGCCCGCAAGTTTGACATTTTAAGCGCGGTTTTAACGGCAATTGTCCTTGGGCTTATTGTTATTACTATTGATAATGCTGGAGCAAATACACCAATCTTTGCAATTATATTACAAATTATCATTGCGGGTTTTGCATGTGTCTGGCTAATTAAGCGCTCCATGCACAAGCAAGACCCACTTTTACCGCTTGATCTCTTGCGTATTCCAGTATTTAGCCTATCACTTTGCACTTCAATCATGTCATTTATAGCGCAAATGATGGCGCTTTTATCGCTGCCATTTTTGTTTCAGGTGGTCTTTGGTTATCAACCAATTGCCGTTGGTTTTTTAATGATGCCATGGCCAATTGCTCTTGCCATCATCGCGCCTTTTTCTGGTAAATTATCGGATCGATATTCACCGGCGCTTTTAGGACTAATTGGGCTAATAATTTTTGCCATTGGCCTTATTCTTGTGGGGTTTTTGCCAAGCGAGCCAAGCATTGTCGATATTTGCTGGCGAATGGCTATTTGCGGCATTGGTTTTGGTTTTTTTCAAGCTCCCAATAATCGCATGATTATTACCTCAGCTCCCAAAAAACGCAGTGGCGCTGCAAGTGGCATGTTAGGAACGGCGCGCTTGCTTGGCCAATCGCTTGGAGCTGCATTCGTTGCCCTGTTTTTATCTACCATGGGGGTTCAAAATATTCCCCATATTATGTTTATTGCAGCAAGTTTTGCAATAATCGCTGCTTTAATTAGTATTTCGCGAGCAAAGACCTAA
- the msrB gene encoding peptide-methionine (R)-S-oxide reductase MsrB produces the protein MINRRGFLLSGVIGTGALGLAWQVNRSADAAPQEAGTFPVSMSDDEWKKRLNDRQYRILRQQGTERPYSSPLNDEHRRGTFACAGCANDLFASSTKFDSGTGWPSFWAPLKNAVGETKDTSYGMVRVEVHCAQCGGHLGHVFNDGPKPTGLRYCMNGDAMTFKAI, from the coding sequence ATGATCAATCGTCGTGGTTTTTTATTAAGTGGTGTCATTGGTACAGGGGCACTTGGACTTGCATGGCAAGTAAATCGTTCAGCCGATGCCGCACCACAAGAAGCCGGTACTTTTCCAGTGTCAATGAGTGATGATGAGTGGAAAAAACGTCTTAATGATCGCCAATATCGAATTTTACGCCAACAGGGCACTGAGCGCCCTTATTCTAGCCCATTAAATGACGAGCATCGCCGTGGCACTTTTGCTTGTGCTGGCTGTGCCAACGATCTTTTTGCTTCAAGTACCAAATTTGATAGCGGTACTGGCTGGCCAAGTTTTTGGGCGCCGCTAAAAAATGCGGTTGGCGAAACTAAAGACACATCTTATGGCATGGTGCGCGTTGAAGTGCACTGCGCCCAATGTGGTGGCCATTTAGGCCATGTCTTTAATGATGGGCCAAAGCCAACCGGTTTGCGTTATTGCATGAATGGCGATGCCATGACCTTTAAAGCAATATGA
- a CDS encoding cytochrome c biogenesis protein DipZ, whose protein sequence is MLIFVIAYLGGVLTVISPCILPVLPFVFTRTGQPFMRSGLPMLLGMAISFAIVASLAAVAGGWVVAANQYGRLFALILLMLFAITLLFPSLATKFAAPFVALGNRLSNDVGNNAKNGNIWGSALLGVATGLLWAPCAGPILGLILTGAAINGPNANTSILLLAYALGAITSLAVILLVGGRLVSLLKRSFGVTDWARRGLGIVVLLAVGAIASGLDTGYLTQVSTASTNALEQNLMSRLASGNNTLNNNAPNNDGASNAMMAANPAMMSANGAADNAGNNAMSGSNAMMAANPAMMAGNNAMMMSSNSEQSAAPQLPIEGTAPDFTGATEWLNSPPLDLASLKGKVVLVDFWTYSCINCLRAIPYVRAWAEKYKDQGLVVIGVHSPEFAFERDVNNVKNAVQKLNVTYPVAVDNSYAIWRAYKNQYWPAHYFIDAKGHIRHHHFGEGDYEQSERVIQSLLAEAGHTNIDNNVVDVKATGEEAAPDLANVLSPETYIGFERAENFVSPDGLVENAPKDYRDGEPRLNEWGLNGNWTIGKENATLNSQTGSIVFRFHARDLHLVLGPKEQGKTIAFKVKIDGKAPQNAHGSDVDENGEGIVKEQRLYQLIRQKDGAGDEDHLFEIEFMQPGVEAYAFTFG, encoded by the coding sequence ATGCTGATATTTGTAATTGCCTATCTTGGCGGTGTTTTAACCGTCATCAGCCCATGCATATTGCCGGTTTTGCCTTTTGTGTTTACACGCACCGGCCAACCTTTCATGCGCTCTGGCTTGCCCATGTTGCTTGGTATGGCAATAAGCTTTGCAATTGTTGCGTCACTCGCGGCCGTTGCTGGTGGCTGGGTGGTTGCAGCAAACCAATATGGACGTTTATTTGCACTTATTCTATTAATGCTTTTTGCAATAACGCTGCTTTTTCCAAGCCTTGCAACTAAATTTGCCGCGCCCTTTGTGGCGCTTGGCAACCGTCTTTCCAATGATGTCGGTAATAATGCAAAAAACGGTAATATTTGGGGCTCTGCGCTTTTGGGGGTGGCAACAGGGCTTTTATGGGCGCCTTGTGCTGGCCCTATACTTGGGCTTATCCTCACCGGTGCGGCGATTAATGGCCCCAATGCCAATACGTCTATTTTGCTGCTTGCCTATGCTTTAGGAGCAATCACATCGCTTGCAGTTATTTTATTAGTGGGTGGCCGTTTGGTTAGCTTATTAAAGCGTTCATTTGGCGTTACCGATTGGGCGCGGCGCGGCCTTGGCATTGTGGTATTATTGGCCGTGGGAGCAATTGCTAGCGGCCTTGATACGGGCTATTTGACCCAAGTGTCAACTGCCAGCACCAATGCGCTTGAGCAAAATTTGATGTCGCGTTTAGCCAGCGGTAATAACACCCTCAATAATAACGCGCCCAATAATGATGGTGCTAGCAATGCGATGATGGCAGCAAATCCGGCAATGATGAGCGCAAATGGCGCAGCAGATAATGCTGGTAACAATGCAATGTCGGGCAGCAATGCGATGATGGCAGCAAATCCAGCAATGATGGCCGGCAATAATGCCATGATGATGAGTAGCAATAGCGAGCAAAGTGCCGCGCCGCAATTACCAATTGAAGGCACAGCCCCAGATTTTACCGGCGCTACCGAGTGGCTAAACTCACCGCCGCTTGACCTTGCAAGTCTTAAAGGCAAAGTGGTATTGGTGGATTTTTGGACCTATTCTTGCATTAATTGCTTGCGAGCCATTCCTTATGTTCGCGCTTGGGCAGAAAAATATAAGGATCAAGGTTTAGTCGTTATTGGTGTTCATTCCCCAGAATTTGCTTTTGAGCGTGATGTCAATAATGTCAAAAACGCTGTACAAAAATTAAATGTCACCTATCCGGTGGCGGTTGATAATAGCTATGCCATTTGGCGCGCTTATAAAAACCAATATTGGCCAGCTCATTATTTCATTGATGCCAAGGGGCACATTCGCCACCATCATTTTGGTGAAGGTGATTATGAACAATCAGAACGCGTTATTCAAAGCCTATTAGCTGAAGCTGGACACACAAATATTGATAATAATGTTGTTGACGTAAAAGCAACCGGCGAAGAAGCCGCACCCGACCTTGCCAATGTACTTTCACCTGAAACCTATATTGGTTTTGAGCGAGCAGAAAATTTTGTGTCCCCTGATGGCTTAGTTGAAAATGCACCTAAGGATTATCGCGATGGCGAGCCACGCCTTAATGAATGGGGCTTAAACGGCAATTGGACGATTGGCAAAGAAAATGCCACCTTAAATAGTCAAACAGGCAGCATTGTTTTTCGTTTCCATGCCCGCGACTTGCACCTTGTGCTTGGCCCTAAAGAACAAGGTAAGACCATTGCTTTTAAGGTAAAAATTGACGGTAAAGCGCCCCAAAATGCCCATGGTAGCGACGTTGATGAAAATGGCGAGGGCATTGTCAAAGAACAAAGACTTTATCAACTTATCCGTCAAAAAGATGGCGCAGGTGATGAAGATCATCTTTTTGAAATTGAATTTATGCAACCGGGCGTTGAGGCCTATGCCTTTACCTTTGGCTAG